In the Mauremys mutica isolate MM-2020 ecotype Southern chromosome 13, ASM2049712v1, whole genome shotgun sequence genome, one interval contains:
- the LOC123348325 gene encoding olfactory receptor 11A1-like, with protein MANPEQGNGTSVTDFILLGFGDLPELQILLFLLFLVIYIMTVAGNVLIIVLVVADQHLHTPMYFFLGNLSCLETCYSSTILPRMLAGLLTGDRTISFNGCVTQYYFFGSLVGTECLLLSVMSYDRYLAICDPMHYAARMSHRSYLQLVGGSWLGGFLGSNITTLLISQLTFCGPNSIDHFFCDFIPLVKLSCNDPHLMETLAFTLSLIFLLVPFLLTLMSYICIITTILRIPSTTGRQKAFPTCSSHLIVVSIYYATLLIVYMFPTTDILSDFKKVLSVVYTVLTPLVNPLIYSLRNKVVQEALRKACRKFKFGAC; from the coding sequence ATGGCGAACCCAGAACAGGGAAATGGAACATCTGTCACAGATTTTATCCTCCTGGGATTCGGGGACCTCCCAGAACTGCAGatccttctcttcctgctgttcctagtgatctacatCATGACTGTGGCTGGGAACGTTCTCATCATTGtgctagttgtggctgatcagcaccttcacacccccatgtacttcttcctggggaacttgtcctgcttggagacctgctacagctccaccatcctgcccaggatgctggctggtctcctgactggggacaggaCTATTTCATTTAATGGGTGTGTCACACAATATTATTTCTTTGGTTCTCTGGTTGGTACAGAATGCCTTCTCCTGTCAGTGATGTCTTATGATCGATATTTAGCCATATGCGATCCAATGCACTATGCAGCCCGTATGAGTCACAGGTCTTACCTGCAGCTCGTGGGTGGCTCTTGGCTAGGTGGCTTCTTAGGTAGTAACATAACAACATTGTTGATATCACAGTTAACGTTCTGTGGCCCCAATAGTATTGACcattttttttgtgattttatCCCCCTTGTAAAACTCTCCTGCAATGACCCTCACCTGATGGAAACATTGGCTTTCACACTCAGCTTGATTTTCTTACTGGTCCCATTCCTGCTTACCTTGATGTCCTACATCTGCATCAtcaccaccatcctgagaatcccgtCCACTActgggaggcaaaaggcctttcccacctgctcctcccacctgaTTGTGGTGAGCATTTATTATGCAACCCTGCTGATTGTTTATATGTTCCCAACGACAGACATCCTGAGTGACTTCAAGAAAGTTCTCTCTGTCGtctacacagtcctgactcccctggtcaatcccctcatctacagcctgagaaacaaagtgGTCCAGGAGGCCTTGAGGAAAGCTTGCAGGAAATTCAAGTTTGGAGCATGCTAA